Proteins encoded together in one Polaribacter reichenbachii window:
- a CDS encoding RagB/SusD family nutrient uptake outer membrane protein: MKLFKNKILTLTFLGCLVFMGCDEDSFLEEINPNAITTDTFWQSEAQFNSALTTVYGALQFQSISGGLLQHEFVMGDIAGTESWYRPNAFRNLSYNNTLYHITDKWHELYIGIFRANQVLEFITTADESLFTGNAKAEIEGQARFLRAFFYFQLAHTYGGGVLHETVPQTDEDFSKPFSSIDEINAAIIEPDLQFAINNLPQVWSDVNDTGRATWGAATTLLGKVSLYKKEWTQAATLFKQVIDSGVYSLTADITDNFWHENEFNSESIFEVNYSFDLSPGAPGAAVDDTTNATGAESSTLSGAVGQLNYGAFNTVLASYNLHEMLVNDEVDPNNNINNGNVESKRMNATIAVRGMEGDYYGFDATEVRGFGFGQSAYVKKHSNWYHLSAEPSLERSGINFRHMRYADVLLMYAEAVLEANNDYTTAIQYIDMVRARAGVITLQGYMDANGGMFPQLHVSKQVHGSQPMVAASTENVRTHLQRVERAVELCFEGHRWKDLVRWGIVQEVFNELKADEVWREANKTDVLQVGDGGVAPLFIVERIRPDFFFAADNYDVSKNYFPIPNTEIQTNKSL, encoded by the coding sequence ATGAAATTATTTAAAAACAAAATATTAACGTTAACATTCCTAGGCTGTTTGGTTTTTATGGGATGTGATGAAGATAGCTTTTTGGAAGAAATTAATCCAAATGCAATAACAACAGATACTTTTTGGCAATCAGAAGCACAATTTAATAGTGCATTAACTACAGTTTATGGTGCTTTGCAGTTTCAAAGTATTAGTGGTGGTTTACTACAACATGAATTTGTAATGGGAGACATAGCTGGTACAGAATCTTGGTACAGACCCAATGCTTTTAGAAATTTATCGTACAACAACACATTGTATCATATTACAGATAAATGGCATGAACTTTATATTGGTATTTTTAGAGCAAATCAAGTTCTTGAATTTATAACAACTGCTGATGAATCTCTTTTTACAGGAAACGCAAAAGCAGAAATAGAAGGACAAGCACGTTTTTTAAGAGCTTTCTTTTATTTTCAATTAGCACATACTTATGGTGGTGGAGTTTTACACGAAACAGTTCCACAAACAGACGAAGATTTTTCGAAACCTTTTTCTTCTATTGATGAAATAAATGCAGCAATTATAGAACCAGACCTACAATTTGCCATCAATAATTTACCACAAGTATGGAGCGATGTTAATGATACAGGACGTGCAACTTGGGGAGCAGCAACAACTTTATTAGGTAAAGTTAGCTTATACAAAAAAGAATGGACACAAGCTGCAACATTATTTAAACAAGTAATAGATTCTGGTGTTTACAGTTTAACGGCAGATATTACAGACAATTTTTGGCACGAAAACGAATTTAACTCAGAGTCTATTTTCGAAGTAAATTATTCTTTCGATTTATCTCCTGGTGCTCCTGGTGCAGCTGTAGATGATACTACAAATGCAACTGGTGCAGAATCTAGTACATTATCTGGTGCTGTTGGTCAATTAAATTATGGTGCTTTTAATACAGTTTTAGCGTCTTATAACTTGCATGAAATGTTGGTGAATGACGAAGTAGATCCGAACAACAACATTAACAATGGTAATGTAGAATCTAAAAGAATGAATGCAACCATTGCTGTTAGAGGTATGGAAGGCGATTATTATGGTTTTGATGCCACAGAAGTTAGAGGTTTTGGTTTTGGACAGAGTGCTTATGTAAAAAAACATTCTAACTGGTATCATTTATCAGCAGAACCATCATTAGAAAGATCTGGAATTAACTTTAGACATATGAGATATGCAGATGTTTTATTAATGTATGCAGAAGCAGTTTTAGAAGCAAATAACGATTACACAACTGCCATACAATATATAGATATGGTTAGAGCAAGAGCAGGTGTAATTACTTTACAGGGTTATATGGATGCTAATGGAGGTATGTTTCCTCAATTACATGTTAGTAAACAAGTTCATGGAAGTCAACCAATGGTTGCTGCCAGTACAGAAAATGTAAGAACACATTTACAACGTGTAGAAAGAGCTGTAGAACTTTGTTTTGAAGGCCATAGATGGAAAGATTTAGTACGTTGGGGAATTGTACAGGAAGTGTTTAATGAATTGAAAGCTGATGAAGTTTGGCGAGAAGCAAATAAAACTGATGTATTACAAGTTGGTGATGGAGGTGTAGCACCTTTATTTATAGTAGAAAGAATTAGACCAGATTTCTTTTTTGCAGCAGACAATTATGATGTAAGCAAGAATTATTTTCCAATTCCGAATACAGAAATTCAAACAAATAAAAGTTTATAA
- a CDS encoding GIDE domain-containing protein, producing the protein MDFNQIYTYLSDHKDVAIPILFAVIFITVAFAAYYFSSKQKVKRILSKLPEKRISSLKTNEFSRITGKALHVKEPLIAPFSKRKCVFYVLKIEQEKGGKNKSWETLAKDEKVQEFFIEKNTDFVIVRPTQNPKNYLSHLVVDKNINSGTFNNPTKEFNQLLKKYNIESTGLFNLNKTLKCTEAIIEIGEQITVAGIAKFKSLKEPIEGYNYSKIAELESSKTQKLIITDLPNIKSKKRL; encoded by the coding sequence ATGGATTTTAACCAGATTTACACTTATTTAAGTGATCATAAAGATGTTGCTATACCAATTCTTTTTGCAGTTATTTTTATAACTGTTGCATTTGCAGCATATTATTTTAGTTCAAAACAAAAAGTAAAAAGGATACTCTCTAAGCTACCAGAAAAGAGAATATCTAGTTTAAAAACAAATGAATTTTCACGAATTACTGGCAAAGCATTACACGTAAAAGAACCATTAATTGCCCCTTTTAGTAAAAGAAAATGTGTTTTTTATGTCTTAAAAATAGAACAAGAAAAAGGCGGAAAAAATAAATCTTGGGAAACTTTAGCAAAAGACGAAAAAGTACAGGAGTTTTTTATTGAAAAGAATACTGATTTTGTAATTGTTAGGCCTACTCAAAATCCTAAAAACTATTTAAGCCATTTAGTTGTTGATAAAAACATAAACTCTGGCACTTTTAATAACCCAACAAAAGAATTCAATCAATTATTAAAAAAGTATAATATTGAAAGTACAGGGCTTTTTAATCTTAATAAAACTTTAAAATGTACAGAAGCAATTATAGAAATTGGTGAGCAAATTACTGTTGCAGGTATTGCAAAATTTAAAAGTTTAAAAGAACCTATAGAAGGTTACAATTATTCTAAAATTGCTGAATTAGAAAGTTCTAAAACCCAAAAATTAATTATAACAGACTTACCAAATATAAAATCTAAAAAGAGACTTTAA
- a CDS encoding viroplasmin family protein, whose protein sequence is MPKKKFYVVWKGRKTGVFTSWKVCKAQIDGFDGAQYKSFADLDEAEKASEGKYDDYKGKNTKKLTLSSSEKAKFGSPILESIAVDAACAGNPGKMEYRGVFTHSKKEIFRKGPYQKGTNNIGEFLALVHGIALLKSKNKEDIPIYSDSKIAMSWVRQKKCKTNLHFDAANKDLLELIKRAENWLKNNSFKNPILKWETKAWGEIPADFGRK, encoded by the coding sequence ATGCCTAAAAAAAAGTTTTATGTAGTTTGGAAAGGAAGAAAAACTGGCGTTTTTACTTCTTGGAAAGTTTGTAAAGCACAAATTGATGGTTTTGATGGGGCCCAATACAAATCTTTTGCTGATTTAGACGAAGCCGAAAAAGCATCCGAAGGAAAATATGACGATTATAAAGGTAAAAACACTAAAAAACTGACTTTATCTTCTTCTGAAAAAGCCAAGTTTGGTTCGCCAATTTTAGAAAGTATTGCTGTGGATGCTGCTTGTGCTGGGAATCCTGGTAAAATGGAATATAGAGGTGTTTTTACACATAGTAAAAAAGAAATTTTTAGAAAAGGACCTTACCAAAAAGGAACAAATAATATTGGTGAGTTTTTAGCTTTAGTACACGGAATTGCACTTTTAAAAAGTAAAAATAAAGAAGATATTCCTATTTATTCTGATTCTAAAATTGCAATGAGTTGGGTTCGTCAAAAAAAATGCAAAACCAATCTTCATTTTGATGCTGCTAACAAAGATTTATTAGAACTGATAAAAAGAGCAGAAAATTGGCTTAAAAACAACTCTTTTAAAAACCCTATTTTAAAATGGGAAACCAAAGCTTGGGGAGAAATTCCTGCAGATTTTGGGAGGAAGTAA
- a CDS encoding IPExxxVDY family protein → MQIHSLGSDLCEEEYSLIGIHTALEDFKLAYLLNNKLGTRFYKSKEELNFEINEKETSFSIFNFSNKKYDFEWFLIANSSKRENQKESNELLLTSETKTYLIPEKKKVDFFIKVSGSLQYNFVEEIINKIKTIDQVITSYAIDKNKLKSKDFLIF, encoded by the coding sequence ATGCAAATTCATTCATTAGGTTCAGATTTATGCGAAGAAGAATATTCTTTAATAGGTATTCATACAGCATTAGAAGATTTTAAGCTTGCCTATTTATTGAATAATAAGCTTGGAACCCGTTTTTATAAATCTAAAGAAGAGTTAAATTTTGAAATAAATGAAAAAGAAACCTCTTTTTCGATATTTAATTTTTCAAATAAAAAATATGACTTTGAGTGGTTTTTAATAGCAAATAGCTCAAAAAGAGAAAATCAGAAAGAATCTAACGAACTTTTATTAACATCAGAAACAAAAACCTATTTAATTCCAGAAAAGAAAAAAGTAGATTTTTTCATTAAAGTTTCTGGTAGTTTACAATACAATTTTGTGGAAGAGATTATAAACAAAATTAAAACAATAGATCAAGTAATTACTTCTTACGCAATAGATAAGAACAAATTAAAATCAAAAGACTTTTTAATATTTTAG
- a CDS encoding CBS domain-containing protein codes for MGIKSFQGKRDTSQGNEESQILVSDYMTKKLVTFKAEDSLDTVISQLIKYKISGGPVVNDKNELIGIISETDCIKHISESKYYNMPSDTNNTVGKYMVTDVDTIDKDMNIFDAAFKFISSHRRRFPVVDNGKLIGQLSQKDVLKAAIKVKGNTWK; via the coding sequence ATGGGTATTAAAAGCTTTCAAGGAAAAAGAGATACAAGTCAAGGAAATGAAGAATCTCAGATTTTAGTGTCTGATTATATGACCAAAAAATTAGTAACTTTTAAAGCAGAAGATTCTTTAGATACTGTAATAAGCCAATTAATTAAATATAAAATTTCTGGAGGACCCGTAGTTAATGATAAAAATGAGTTAATTGGTATTATTTCTGAAACAGATTGTATTAAGCATATTTCTGAAAGTAAGTATTATAATATGCCTTCTGATACCAATAATACTGTGGGTAAATATATGGTTACAGATGTAGATACTATAGATAAGGATATGAATATTTTTGATGCTGCTTTTAAGTTTATTTCATCTCACAGAAGAAGATTTCCGGTTGTAGATAATGGTAAATTAATTGGGCAATTAAGTCAGAAAGATGTTTTAAAAGCTGCTATAAAAGTAAAAGGAAATACTTGGAAATAG
- a CDS encoding phosphoribosylglycinamide formyltransferase, whose amino-acid sequence MKRIVVFASGSGTNAENIIKFFNHTKTAKVTKVLCNNERAKVFERCKILNTNSLHFKKEEFFSSDYILNILKEEADFIVLAGFLWKIPEKIIDAFPEKIINIHPALLPNYGGKGMYGMNVHKAVAANKETETGITIHYVNANYDEGAIIFQAKTALNDTDTPETIAEKIHILEQKYFPKVIEEVILSTNA is encoded by the coding sequence ATGAAGCGTATTGTTGTTTTTGCTTCTGGTTCTGGAACGAACGCAGAAAACATTATAAAGTTTTTTAATCATACTAAAACCGCTAAGGTTACTAAAGTGTTATGTAACAATGAGCGTGCCAAGGTTTTTGAAAGATGTAAAATATTAAATACTAATTCTTTACACTTTAAAAAGGAAGAATTCTTTTCTTCGGATTATATTCTTAATATTTTAAAAGAGGAAGCAGATTTTATTGTTTTGGCTGGTTTTTTATGGAAAATTCCTGAGAAAATTATCGATGCTTTTCCTGAGAAAATTATAAATATTCACCCAGCATTATTGCCAAATTATGGTGGAAAAGGGATGTATGGAATGAATGTTCATAAAGCTGTTGCCGCAAATAAAGAAACAGAAACTGGTATTACAATTCATTATGTAAATGCAAATTATGATGAAGGTGCTATCATTTTTCAGGCAAAAACAGCCTTAAATGATACAGATACTCCAGAAACTATTGCAGAAAAGATCCATATTTTAGAGCAAAAGTATTTTCCTAAAGTAATAGAAGAAGTTATTTTATCTACAAATGCCTAA
- the rnc gene encoding ribonuclease III — MNLIRKIVRRPPKSKEDRALYYELKELLNFSPRSINKYKKAFTHRSVQLSDEKGNPINYERLEFLGDSILGSVIAAYLYKKVPTGSEGYLTQMRSKIVSREHLNELGKDLDLIRFINSNVDEANVGENIHGNIFEALVGAIYLDKGYNFSQRFIFENVILPYVDIERLEGKITSYKGLIIEWCQKQKKKYKFDTYEDTGNDPIKHFSVRVSIDGEQIAKGRATSKKKAEEQASKRVYYAFQSQISEG, encoded by the coding sequence ATTAATTTAATTCGAAAAATAGTTAGAAGGCCTCCTAAATCTAAAGAAGATAGGGCTTTGTACTACGAATTAAAAGAATTGTTAAATTTTTCTCCAAGAAGTATAAATAAGTATAAAAAAGCATTTACACATAGGTCCGTTCAATTATCAGATGAAAAAGGCAATCCAATAAACTACGAACGATTAGAGTTTTTGGGTGATTCTATTTTAGGTTCTGTAATTGCAGCATATCTTTATAAAAAAGTACCAACAGGTTCAGAAGGTTATTTAACTCAAATGCGCTCTAAAATAGTAAGTAGAGAGCATTTAAATGAGTTGGGTAAAGATTTAGATTTAATCCGTTTTATAAACAGCAATGTAGATGAAGCCAATGTTGGCGAAAATATTCATGGAAATATTTTTGAAGCTTTGGTGGGTGCAATTTATTTAGATAAAGGATATAACTTTTCTCAAAGATTTATTTTTGAAAATGTAATTTTACCTTATGTAGACATCGAAAGATTAGAAGGTAAAATAACAAGTTATAAAGGATTAATTATAGAGTGGTGCCAAAAACAAAAGAAAAAGTATAAGTTTGATACTTACGAAGATACAGGTAACGACCCTATAAAACACTTTAGTGTTAGAGTTAGTATAGATGGAGAACAGATTGCAAAAGGTAGAGCTACATCTAAAAAAAAGGCAGAAGAACAAGCCTCAAAAAGAGTATATTACGCTTTCCAGAGCCAGATTTCAGAAGGCTAA
- the pyk gene encoding pyruvate kinase, with the protein MAYNNKTKIVATLGPAIDTKEKMKELAIAGVNVFRINFSHADYEVVKQNVNRIREINKENDFNIAILGDLQGPKLRVGVMEDGVELKDGDTFTFTTDECIGTKEKAFMTYQRFPKDVKAGEQILVDDGKLLFEVISTNKDNEVVVKVLVGGPLKSKKGVNLPNTDISLPALTEKDMEDAVFAIGLEVDWIALSFVRNPEDLRMLRDLISQHSEYRIPVIAKIEKPEAVKNLDALIPYCDGLMVARGDLGVEIPMQDVPLIQKKLVRRAKRARIPVIIATQMMETMIENSVPTRAEVNDVANSIMDGADAVMLSGETSVGKHPLRVIQKMSEIIRATENSRMIKVPQEAPHIRTNRFITKSICHHAAMMANDTDAAAISTLTNSGYTAFQISSWRPRTHVLAFSTEKRILGKLNLLWGVKAYFYDKNLTTDDTVVDINNIAKEKGYVKPGDLIINLASMPAEAKGMVNTLRVSEIE; encoded by the coding sequence ATGGCATACAATAATAAAACCAAAATAGTAGCAACTTTAGGACCCGCAATAGATACTAAAGAAAAAATGAAAGAATTAGCTATAGCTGGTGTAAACGTTTTTAGAATTAACTTTTCTCATGCTGATTATGAGGTTGTAAAACAAAATGTAAATAGAATTAGAGAAATTAATAAAGAAAATGATTTTAATATTGCCATTCTAGGAGATTTACAAGGGCCAAAATTAAGAGTTGGTGTTATGGAAGATGGTGTAGAATTAAAAGATGGAGACACTTTTACTTTTACTACGGATGAATGTATAGGTACTAAAGAAAAAGCTTTTATGACTTACCAACGTTTTCCAAAAGATGTAAAAGCAGGAGAACAAATTTTAGTAGATGATGGTAAATTACTTTTCGAAGTAATCTCTACAAATAAAGACAACGAAGTAGTTGTTAAAGTATTAGTTGGTGGGCCTTTAAAATCTAAAAAAGGGGTTAACTTACCAAATACAGACATTTCTTTGCCTGCTTTAACAGAAAAAGATATGGAAGATGCTGTTTTTGCAATTGGTTTAGAAGTAGATTGGATTGCTTTATCTTTTGTTAGAAATCCAGAAGATTTAAGAATGTTACGCGATTTAATTTCGCAACACTCAGAATATAGAATTCCTGTTATTGCAAAAATTGAAAAGCCAGAAGCCGTTAAAAACTTAGATGCTTTAATACCTTATTGCGATGGTTTAATGGTAGCTCGTGGAGATTTAGGTGTAGAAATACCAATGCAAGATGTACCACTAATTCAAAAGAAATTAGTAAGAAGAGCAAAAAGAGCAAGAATACCTGTAATTATTGCCACTCAAATGATGGAAACAATGATCGAAAATTCTGTACCAACAAGAGCAGAAGTAAACGATGTTGCCAATTCTATTATGGATGGTGCAGATGCAGTAATGCTTTCTGGAGAAACTTCTGTAGGGAAACATCCTTTAAGAGTTATTCAAAAAATGTCTGAAATTATTAGAGCTACAGAAAACTCTAGAATGATAAAAGTGCCACAAGAAGCACCACATATTAGAACTAATAGATTTATTACAAAATCGATTTGTCATCACGCAGCAATGATGGCTAATGATACAGATGCAGCAGCTATTTCTACTTTAACAAATAGTGGTTATACTGCATTTCAAATTTCTTCATGGAGACCTAGAACACACGTTTTAGCGTTTTCTACAGAAAAAAGAATTCTTGGTAAATTAAACTTACTTTGGGGTGTTAAAGCGTATTTTTACGATAAAAACTTAACTACAGATGATACTGTTGTAGATATTAATAACATAGCAAAAGAAAAAGGTTATGTAAAACCTGGCGATTTAATTATCAATTTGGCATCTATGCCAGCAGAAGCAAAAGGTATGGTAAATACACTTAGAGTTTCTGAAATTGAATAA
- the fabF gene encoding beta-ketoacyl-ACP synthase II, which yields MQLKRVVVTGLGALTPIGNNIEEYWNALINGVSGAAPITHFDAAKFKTRFACELKGFKVNDFIDRKEARRMDKFTQYAVVASDEAILDADLDLDKINKLRVGVIWGAGIGGLETFQNEAMNFGAGDGTPRFNPFFIPKMIADIAPGHISIKNGFMGPNYTTVSACASSANAMIDALNYIRLGHCDIIVTGGSEAAVTQAGVGGFNAMKALSERNDDYKTASRPFDAERDGFVLGEGAGAIILEEYEHAKARGAKIYAEVIGGGMSSDAYHMTAPHPEGIGVIAVMKNCLENAGINPEEVDHINTHGTSTPLGDVAELKAISEVFGDHAKNININSTKSMTGHLLGAAGAIESIASILAMENGVIPPTINHANVDENINPELNLTLNKAQKRDIKVAMSNTFGFGGHNACVAFKKLVE from the coding sequence ATGCAATTAAAACGAGTTGTAGTAACTGGACTTGGCGCATTAACGCCAATTGGTAATAATATTGAAGAATATTGGAACGCTTTAATTAACGGAGTTAGTGGAGCAGCACCTATCACACACTTTGATGCTGCCAAGTTCAAGACTCGTTTTGCATGTGAATTAAAGGGTTTCAAGGTCAATGATTTTATTGATAGAAAAGAAGCTCGAAGAATGGATAAATTTACGCAGTATGCAGTTGTAGCGTCAGATGAAGCTATTTTGGATGCTGATTTAGATTTAGATAAAATTAACAAATTACGTGTTGGCGTAATTTGGGGAGCAGGAATTGGAGGTTTAGAAACTTTTCAAAATGAGGCAATGAATTTTGGAGCTGGAGATGGCACACCAAGATTTAATCCTTTCTTTATCCCAAAAATGATTGCAGATATTGCTCCAGGACATATTTCTATTAAAAATGGATTTATGGGGCCAAATTATACTACGGTTTCTGCATGTGCATCTTCTGCAAACGCAATGATAGATGCTTTAAACTACATTAGATTAGGACACTGTGATATTATTGTAACTGGTGGTTCAGAAGCTGCTGTTACACAAGCTGGTGTTGGTGGTTTTAATGCTATGAAAGCATTATCTGAAAGAAATGATGATTATAAAACTGCTTCTAGACCTTTCGATGCAGAACGAGATGGTTTTGTTTTAGGTGAAGGTGCAGGTGCTATTATTTTAGAAGAATACGAACACGCAAAAGCAAGAGGTGCCAAAATTTATGCAGAAGTAATAGGTGGTGGTATGTCTTCAGATGCTTATCATATGACAGCTCCTCATCCAGAAGGAATTGGTGTTATTGCAGTAATGAAAAACTGTTTAGAAAATGCTGGCATAAATCCAGAAGAAGTAGATCATATCAATACACACGGTACTTCTACTCCTTTAGGAGATGTTGCAGAATTAAAAGCAATTTCAGAAGTTTTTGGAGATCATGCCAAAAACATCAATATAAATTCTACAAAATCTATGACTGGGCACTTACTAGGTGCTGCAGGTGCAATAGAATCTATAGCTTCTATTTTAGCTATGGAAAACGGAGTTATACCTCCTACAATAAATCATGCTAATGTAGATGAGAATATTAATCCAGAATTAAATCTTACGCTAAATAAAGCTCAGAAAAGAGACATTAAAGTAGCAATGAGTAATACTTTTGGTTTTGGTGGTCATAATGCTTGTGTAGCTTTTAAGAAGTTGGTGGAATAA
- a CDS encoding M28 family peptidase, with protein MKKLSSVLSVLIILAIIYWSFYDLKPSLDKEKISLVTKFSKDNALHHLKNISQNAHFVGTAEHKNVQMYIVSALQKMGLETEIQTQTAINKKWMAATTTENILARIKGTENGKALMLLTHYDSSPHSSLGASDAGSGVVTILEGIRAFLANNKSHKNDIIILISDAEELGLLGAQAFVDYHKWAKDVGLVLNFEARGSGGPSYMLMETNGKNSKLLTEFLAAKPNFPVANSLMYSIYKKLPNDTDLTVFRQDANINGFNFAFIDDHFDYHTAQDSYERLDRETLLHQADYLMQSLNYFANSDLENLNSNEDFVYVNFPFIKMLIYPFAWVLPMLIVAIVIFILLLIYGFSSKRLTVKGSLKGFLPFIISVVLCGGISFYAWQLIQIIHPQYKDILHGFTYNGYTYIFAFVFLNLSILLFVYRFYKKQEKTTDLLIAPIFVWLLINLFISITLKGAGFFIIPVFIALLILGISIFMYLDERSKRILFTILSIPTIYIFAPMIQMFPVGLGLKNLFISGILIALIFGLIVLSFYNRKAKWMLRFSGILTIVFFGLASYNSTFSIDNKKPNSIVYIQNSDDKTAYFGTYNNTLDSFTKQIFDETSTNGSIKNAETKSKYNTHFKYHKKTDYRNILPSDISVEMDTIIGNNRFLELEISPKRKVNKLEFITKNKITLKQFKVNDALVLKGKNYTKKSGTFLIYHFANSDKDLTISFTIDASQKLDIVLNEISYDLLTNPNFSINPRSEEMMPMPFVTNDAIIISKKLKI; from the coding sequence ATGAAAAAATTATCCTCAGTCTTATCTGTGCTCATAATTTTAGCTATTATTTATTGGAGTTTTTATGATTTAAAACCATCTTTAGATAAAGAAAAAATAAGTTTAGTAACCAAATTTTCTAAAGATAATGCCCTACATCATCTAAAAAATATTAGTCAAAATGCACATTTTGTAGGCACAGCAGAACATAAAAATGTTCAGATGTACATTGTAAGTGCACTACAAAAAATGGGGTTAGAAACCGAAATACAAACCCAAACTGCTATCAATAAAAAATGGATGGCAGCTACAACCACAGAAAACATCTTAGCTAGAATAAAAGGTACCGAAAACGGAAAAGCTTTAATGCTTTTAACACATTACGATTCTAGCCCACATTCTTCTTTAGGAGCAAGCGATGCTGGCTCTGGAGTTGTAACTATTTTAGAAGGTATTAGAGCTTTTTTAGCCAATAATAAATCGCACAAAAACGATATCATTATTCTAATTTCTGATGCTGAAGAACTAGGTTTATTAGGTGCACAAGCTTTTGTTGATTATCATAAATGGGCAAAAGATGTTGGTTTAGTCCTAAATTTTGAAGCTCGAGGAAGTGGTGGCCCAAGTTATATGTTAATGGAAACCAATGGAAAAAACAGTAAATTATTAACTGAGTTTTTAGCGGCTAAACCTAATTTTCCTGTGGCAAACTCTTTAATGTATAGCATTTACAAAAAGTTACCTAACGATACCGATTTAACTGTTTTTAGGCAAGATGCAAACATAAACGGATTCAATTTTGCTTTTATTGATGATCATTTCGATTATCACACAGCTCAAGATTCTTACGAAAGATTAGACAGAGAAACCCTCTTGCATCAAGCAGATTATTTAATGCAATCGCTTAATTATTTTGCCAATTCAGATTTAGAAAACTTAAATTCTAATGAAGATTTTGTCTATGTTAACTTTCCATTTATCAAAATGTTAATATATCCTTTTGCTTGGGTATTACCAATGTTAATTGTTGCTATTGTTATTTTTATTCTACTATTAATTTACGGTTTTTCATCAAAAAGATTAACTGTAAAAGGAAGTTTAAAAGGGTTTCTACCTTTTATAATTTCTGTTGTTTTATGTGGTGGAATTTCATTTTATGCTTGGCAATTAATCCAAATTATTCATCCTCAATACAAAGACATTTTACACGGATTTACCTACAATGGCTATACATACATTTTTGCTTTTGTGTTTCTTAATTTATCTATTCTGTTATTTGTTTACAGATTCTATAAAAAGCAAGAAAAAACAACAGACTTACTTATTGCTCCAATATTTGTGTGGCTTCTTATAAACCTTTTTATCAGCATTACTTTAAAAGGTGCTGGTTTTTTTATAATTCCGGTGTTTATTGCTCTATTAATTTTAGGTATATCTATTTTTATGTATTTAGATGAACGCTCTAAACGCATACTTTTTACCATTTTATCTATACCAACAATTTACATTTTTGCGCCTATGATACAGATGTTTCCTGTTGGTTTGGGTTTAAAAAATCTATTTATTAGTGGTATTTTAATTGCTTTAATCTTCGGATTAATAGTACTTAGTTTTTACAATAGAAAAGCAAAATGGATGCTAAGATTTAGTGGAATTCTTACTATTGTTTTCTTCGGATTAGCTTCTTACAACAGCACATTTTCTATTGATAATAAAAAACCAAACAGCATTGTTTACATTCAAAATTCAGATGATAAAACTGCATATTTTGGCACTTATAACAATACTCTAGATAGCTTTACAAAACAAATTTTTGATGAAACCTCCACAAATGGAAGCATTAAAAATGCCGAGACTAAAAGCAAATACAACACCCATTTTAAATATCATAAAAAAACAGATTATAGAAATATTTTACCTTCGGATATTAGTGTTGAAATGGATACTATAATTGGTAATAATCGATTTTTAGAACTAGAAATATCACCCAAAAGAAAAGTAAATAAGTTAGAGTTTATCACCAAAAATAAAATTACTTTAAAACAATTTAAAGTTAATGATGCTTTGGTATTAAAAGGTAAAAACTACACTAAAAAAAGCGGAACATTTTTAATTTATCACTTTGCAAATTCTGATAAAGATTTAACCATTTCATTTACTATTGATGCAAGCCAAAAATTAGATATTGTTTTAAATGAAATTTCTTATGATTTATTAACTAACCCTAATTTCTCTATAAACCCAAGATCAGAAGAAATGATGCCTATGCCTTTTGTTACAAATGATGCGATTATCATTAGTAAAAAATTAAAAATTTAG
- a CDS encoding acyl carrier protein produces the protein MSDIASRVKAIIVDKLGVDDNEVTTEASFTNDLGADSLDTVELIMEFEKEFDIQIPDDQAENIGTVGQAVSYIEEAKK, from the coding sequence ATGTCAGACATTGCATCAAGAGTAAAAGCTATTATCGTAGACAAATTAGGAGTAGACGATAACGAAGTAACAACAGAAGCTAGCTTCACAAATGATTTAGGAGCAGATTCTTTAGATACTGTTGAGTTAATTATGGAATTCGAAAAAGAATTCGATATTCAAATTCCAGACGATCAAGCAGAAAACATTGGTACTGTAGGTCAAGCAGTTAGCTATATAGAAGAAGCAAAAAAGTAA